The Antarcticibacterium flavum genome contains the following window.
ATGAAGAGGGTATAGGTATGGGTGATCCTACAGGGAATTGCTTATCTGTCATCATTACGAGGGACGGGGGCAGGACCTGGAAGAAACTTTCCTGTGAGCAATTACCCGAAACAAGGGAGGGGGAAGCAGCGTTTGCTGCCAGTAATTCCAATATCGCCGTGGTTGGGGATCACACGTGGATCCTTAGCGGTGGGATGAGTTCAAGAGTATTCTATTCCCCCGATAAAGGCGCTACCTGGGAGGTCTTTTCTACTCCGTTAATCCAGGGTACTTCTACAACCGGTGGCTATAGTATAGATTTCTATGATGAGCAAAGGGGAATGATAATAGGTGGGGATTATACCAATCCTGAAGGGAATAAAGCTAACAAGGCAATAACAACTAATGGAGGGAAAACCTGGGAGCTTATTGGTGACGGGCAGGACCCCGGTTATAAAAGCAGCATAAGGTACATACCCAATGGCGACGCCAGGGAAATAGTTGCAGTAGGATTCACGGGAATATCCTATTCCAGCGACGGAGGCCAGAATTGGAATACCTTAAGTGAAGAAGGTTTTTATACAATTAGATTTCTCAATGATTCTATTGCATATGCAGGTGGAAAGAACAGGCTCGCACGGCTGAAGTTCAAGTAAAAAAAAAACCGGTTAAAATTAACCGGAATTTCATTGCATCACTTTAGGAAAGTGATATTTGCAGGGATAGTTATTATTTTTTATTGTTCTCTTTTCTGGTTCGGTATTCTTTGAGCAACTTTTTGTTGAAATCTGCTTCCAGCTTATGAAGCTTTATGATCTCTCTGGCGGTAAGAATTTTACCGAGATCGGCAAATAATTGTTTCTTAATAATGTATTCTTCCTTTTCTACTGCAAGATATTCCTTAAGCATTTCCTGTGCCTGAGCTTCGGTAAACTTCTCGGCTTCGTCCAAATCAATATGTTCTCTTCGCCATAGTTCCCGTTTTTGCTCCTCATACTTGTTATAAATGGGCCAGAACTTTTGAGCAAGCCTTGTATTCATATTGAGTTCCTCGGTGATATAAGCAACCTTCAAGGCTTTGATCTTTTGCCTGTGGCTCTCACGATCGTGTTTTTCCTGTGCTTGCAGCCCGGAAAATACAGCGAGAAATAAGCTTAAAAATATTAGTAATTTCTTCATAGATTAATCAAATAATAATTCCGGATCTTCTACATTTTCGTTTAAATAATCCAGCATTTCCTCATCACTTAGTTCCGCGGTATTAAAACTATCCCCGGCGTATCCCTCTTCTGTAATGAAAGCAGAGATCTCATTAAAATTAAGATCGATATAACCACGGTCAATATATTCCTCAAAGGCTGCAAGTTCTATATTCTCCATTGTATAATCTGGTAGCACAGGGTTAAACAAAACAGTAGAGATTATGGCTATAAAAACTGCTGCAACCGCTGTAGTATAATAAAACTTCTTCTTTTTCCACAAAGGAATAACTTTCTTATCGGGAGTATCCAGTCCCAGTTTATCTATAACTTTTCCTTCAAATTGTTCAAAATAATCCTGCGGCACCACAAATCCCGATTGTCCTTTAAGGTATTCAAGGGAACTTTCATCATTTGTTACTTTGTTCATGATCCTATCCTCAAGATCCTGGAAATAATTTTCCGGGACCTGGAACCCTGATTTTTGCGAATATGGTAACTTGTTCCTTTTCATTTTATTATTTGACTAATTTTCTTAACAATGGTTTAATTGCATTTTAAAAAATCTTCGATTTTTTTTGCTGCAATATGGTAGGAAGCCTTAAGGGCTCCTTCACTTGTTTCAAGAATTTCAGCCATCTCCCGGTATTTGAGCTCCTGGAAATATTTCATATTAAAAACCTGCTGTTGTTTTTGAGGCAGGGTGGCAATGGCCCGCTGCAATTTTAATTGAATTTCATCCCCTTCAAAATAAACATCACTCTCAATATTATCGATAAGGGTATTTTGTAAATCTTCTGATGATAACTGAAGGGAGCGTGATTTTTTATTCAAAAAAGTAATTGCTTCATTGGTTGCAATACGATACATCCAGGAATATAATTTGCTTTCTCCCTTAAATTTCTCAATATTCCGGTAGACTTTGATGAAAGTATTTTGCAGGATATCATCTGTATCATTATGGTCCTTGACCATATTGCGAAGGTGCCAGTATAACCGTTCCTTATACAGCCTCAGGAGCTCCCGGAAAGCCTCGTCACGTGATGAAGAGTCTTTGAGACGTATTAATAATAAATCTTCTGGGGTTTCCAATTGGTACTCCGGTTAAAAGCAGGGATAAAGTTATGTAAAACTTTTAATTATAAATCACATTTATCACAGCAATAATTGTAGGAATTTGTAGGAATGAAATTGTATTTAATCGATGAAAGGTAAAATTATAAGATAAAAAGCATATTTTTTTTGGTGGATTGTTTTTTTCGTGTATCTTTGAAGTATCAATAACGATTTAATCTTTTTTTGCCCCAACAAAAAATTACTTGAATCAATTTTTATTTTCATTTGCCCCAAGGTGAAAATAGTTTTAAAAATGGATGAACCTACTTCATCCATTTTTTTTGTGCTCTATTTGAACACTGATTTTGGATCAAGCAAGGTTGGTTTTTCTTTTTATCTCAATTAAATATTTTGAAAACCTGGCCAGGAGTAATTTAACCTTGTCTATGAGAAAGGATTATAACAATCTATAGATTATTATAATGATGGAATAGTCTTATCCTTCTGTGTTTATTTTAAAGCTCAAAAAACAAGAAAATCTTATTCATTGTGGAATTGCGGCCTAGTGATGAAGATAGTTCTAGGAAGAAACCACTCCAAGGGTATACAATCTCTCAAGCGTGGGAGTTTCACTACCGCCTTCAGGTTCCAGGGTTATCCCAAAACCTTCAGATGCATTTATATTTTCCAGTCGAAAGATCTTATTTTCATCGTCTTCAAAGGAATCCAGCAAACCAAGACTGGTAGGAGTAAGAGGCTGCATTTTTAGTGACCACACCTGGTAAACCATTCCTTGTGGGGGAGCAGGGAGATCTGCCGCGTCTATATAAGTTACATTATTTTCCTTATCCCAGTAGGCTGTAGCAAAGGCTTCAGGTGCGGGAGCCTGGCCTTCCAGGGGAATTTGTATTATATTTCTGCTTCGTAAAACGTTAAGTAGTTCCCGGGTTTTTTCAGCATCTTCCCTGGCATTTGCAATTTGGGTTTCTATTTGCGCATTTTCAACCTGAACCGCCTGCAGGGATCTTCTTAGTTCAAGGTTTTGGTAGTACATAAAAAATAGTCCAACCAAAAATATAAGACTGGCAGCCCATCCCATGTAAGCAGACCAGTTCTTGCGAGAAGTTTCGGTTCTAATTTCCTGTTGAGATAATCTTTTTACGGCAGGTATTAATGATTCAGTATCTCCCGGTGCGGCAGCCGCTGAAAGCTCTATGAGAGCTTTTTCAATTTCCTCCACTTCCGTTTTTACTTCAGGATATTTTTGCATCATACGCGTAACCTCGGCACTTTCCTCTTCAGTAAGGGCACCATACACGTATAATTCCAGGATTCCGGACGATATGTACTCCTTTACGTTCATGGTGAGATTATGTGAGCTCTTAATTTATCTATACAAACCCTGTTCCTGGATTTTACGGTTCCAAGTGGAATATCAAGTTCTTCTGCGCTTTCCTTTTGGGTAAACCCCTTAAAGAATAAAAGATCAATAAGCCTTTTACATACCGGTCCAATCCTGTCAAGATATTTTTGAAGTCCAATAGCATCGATTTTGCCAATTGAATTACTTTGGGCTACCAGGATATCTTCAAAATTTTCACTTCTAAGATTTCCCTTGCTGTTTTTAAAATCTTTCGATCTTAAGCGGTCAATGGAGGCATTTCTCGCAATATTCAGGACCCAGGTAAAAAATCGGCCTTTTTTAGGATCATAGGAAGAAGCATTATTCCATATTTTAAGGAAGACATCCTGCAGCAACTCCTCAGCAACTTTCTCATCCCTAATTATATTATATATGATACCATATAAGCTTTCAGAATAAAGAAAGTATATACGTTCAAAAGCTTTTTCATCACCGGCTTGTAGCCGGGAAATAAGAAGGTCCTGTTGCATTGAGGGATTTGAAGTTTAAATGTATAGAATTTTCTTAGATAATTAAGTAGTGAAAGTTATTTTTAGGAAGGGTTAAGTTATTTAATACACTTAAATGGAAAAGACCGCCTGAATTTCTCCAGGCGATCTTAAGCAACAACCAACCAAGATTCTTTTAAACAATGAATAAACTGGCAATGTTGGCTGCTGTCTCTCCATCCATAGGTTCATCGTAGGATTGTGATACAACAACGGCATCAAAGCCTGTTGCAGCCACAAGGTCTACACCTCCCTGGGTAATATTCTCCTCCCCGTTGTACACAGCCTGGGTAGCTTCGGGCATTCCCGGCCCACGGTTATCAAGTGTGATCCATCCAAGAGCATTTTGCTCTGTGCTCATTCCCATTACATTGGCTCTTAATCTTCTAATTTCTGAAGCATGTCTTGCCTCTACAGAATGTATTTGTAAAGCGGGAGTCAGGAAGGGGGTGCCCATGAGATTTCCTGCCTGTCCTTTATAAGCTCTAACGCCTGTATCTTCAAAAGCCTGTGCCAGTGCAAGCAGTTGAGCGTACGCCACTTCCTGTCCTGCGCCATTTTGATTAAAAGGATCAAAGGCGCCCCCGGCGGTGAAATCAAATTGCGGAGAATCTATAGAATTCTCGCCTAAACCGGCTTTTAAAAATTCCACGTGAGCCGTTTCATGTTTTGAAATTTGTTGATACACGGCTTCTGCACGGCCTCCACCAGGTAATACACCAGAGTCCAGGGCTTTAATGTAAAACTCAGCCTCCAGATATTCCAGGGTTAAAGCCAGTTGCAATGCACTTACTGCTGCATTTTGGTCCTGTGCTGTGAAAGCTTTTCCCGTTGAAGTTGCCATTCCAAAAGGGATGGCGGCCAGGGCAGCTTTCTTTCCTAATGAACCAAAAGTTCCAAATACATCTCTCCTTGAGGAAGTTTTTTCCAAAAGACGCTCTGAGGTGAATTCATCTAATAATTTTATAATATTCATAATGTGTTTTTTAAGGTTAATTAGTCTCTCTTTATCCTGTAGGTAATTGGTTTGCCGTAAAAGCTGTCTTTACAAAACCGGTTTCCCCAACTGCGGTTAAAATTTCTGAAGGGGTCATTGCAAGGTCAAGTCCATTTTCATCAACCACCTCATCCCCGGCAAATGCTTTGGGATCATCGAGAAAAAGGGACCTTATTGCTGCTGCATGCCTGGCTTCTACTGAAACGATTTTCCCTGCAATCACAAGAAAACCTGGCGTTTGCAATAGTGTTCCTGCACCATTATATGCTGCAACCCCGGTGTCTTCAAGTACCCTGGCTGTTCCTAATACAGAATCCCTGCTGCTGAAATCTACTGCTGAAAAATCAAATTCAAGTTCAGGTAATACCTTTGATGTATCACCATTTACTGCTCCTGTTATGGCAGCTTTAAAAAATTCCCGGTGAATAACTTCATGTTTATAAAGGTCTTCAAGGACCAACCTCTCCTCGGCACCGGCATTCATCCAATAAGACCCGTCCAGGACACTAGTGTAAAAGGCTGCCTCCAGTTGTTCCAGGGCATAAGCATAATTCAATATACCTACATCACCACTTCCAAGGTCAAAGACATCTCCTTCAGGGATCATTCCCATATCATCATCGTCGTTACTACAGGCAAGCAAAAGGCCCGATCCTGCAACGACAATACTTCCCATTTTGAGAAATTGCCTTCTGGAATTATTACTTCCCTTTGCTGCAATTTCCTTTTGCTGCACTTTAATTACTGGTTTTTTCATAATCTTGATTTTGTTAATTACACTATATCTACGAAGTGAGGAGGAGGGGCGGTTTGCTTAATATAGTTAAGACTTAGTTAAAAATATTTTACCAGGGAATATTACCCAGGCGTATCTTTAAGTCATAACTGCGGGAGTGGGTGGCAGGGCCGCAAATTAAAGAGCATAAAAAAACCTCCCGGAATTTATTCCGGGAGGTTGTAATAAAATTATAAGTGTTTTTATTCGAAGGATTGCATTTCTACAAGCTTCTTATATGTGCCCTCACGAGACAAAAGGTATTCATGTTTACCTTGCTCCACGATCTCACCTTTTTGCATAACTACGATCATATCTGCATTTTGAATTGTGGAAAGCCGGTGCGCAATGACAATGGATGTCCTGTTCTTCATCATATTCTCCAATGCTTTTTGCACCAGCTTTTCACTTTCTGTATCCAGGGCAGAGGTAGCTTCATCCAGGATCATAATTGGCGGATTTTTAAGCACGGCCCTGGCAATAGAGAGCCGCTGCTTCTGGCCCCCGCTTAATTTGTTCCCGCTGTCTCCAATATTTGTCTCCAGCCCTTTTGGCAGGTCCTTTACAAATTCCCAGGCATTTGCGATCTTTAAGGCCTCTATGATCTCCTCTTCACCAGCGTTCTCTTTTCCAAGTCCTACATTATTTCGGATAGTGTCATTAAATAGAATAGAATCCTGGGTCACAAGCCCCATAAGGTTTCGCAGGGAATGCCTGGTCAAATGCCTTATATCATGACCATCAATTTCGATCTTTCCCTCGTTAACATCATAGAAGCGCGTAACCAAATTGGCTATTGTAGATTTGCCGCTACCGGACTGGCCTACCAATGCCACAGTACTTCCCTTGGGAACCTTAAGGCTAAAATTCTTTAAAACGGGTTCATCCTCATATTTAAAATTGATGTCTTTTATTTCTACCGCATCTTCAAAGCTTTCAATAGTTGTGGCATTTGGAGCATCTTTAATAGTCGATTCGGTTTCCAGTACGTCAATGATCCTTTCTGCTGCCGCATTTCCTTTTTTAACGCTATAGGAAGCTTTGGAGATTTGTTTAGCAGGGGTAAGGATGTTATAAGCAAGACCTAAAAAGGCGATAAATGCCGCAGCATTTAAGGTGCCATCTACCAGCACCATATTTCCTCCAAACCATAGGATCACCACGATCACAAAGATCCCCAGGAACTCACTGGCAGGGGAAGCAAGGTTTTGGCGGTTTACCAGGCTGTTAAGTATGTTATTTAGCCGGTTAGTAGAATCCTGGAATTTCTTTCTGAATTGATTTTCAGCATTAAAACCTTTCACGATCTTTAAGCTGGACAGGGTTTCTTCAACGATAGACAGAAAATGACCATTTTCCTCCTGTGCCTGGTGAGACTGGCTTTTAAGCTTTTTACCAATGATGGAAATAATAAATCCGGAGACCGGGAGAAATATAAAAACGAAAAGCGTAAGCTTCGCGCTTATCATAAGCATAGCGATGATGGTAAATATAATAGTAAGAGGTTCTCTTACGATCAATTCCAGGATAGAAAGAAAGGAAAATTGGACCTCATTCACATCGGCCGTGATCCTGGAGATCGTATCACCCTTTTTCTTTTCAGAAAAATAAGCAACAGGCAACGCAAGTATCTTATCATATAATGCATCTCTTACATCGCGCAGTACTCCATTTCTTAAGAACGTAATAAAAAATGCCGCCAGATAACCAAAAAGGTTCTTTAAGAAGAACAGCAGCACCACAATCCCACAAATGAAAATAAGGGCAGAGAGTTCATCCTCTGCAACCCGCTGGCTCACGTGATAATTAAAATAATCTACAGTATAATCCTTGATCCCTTTTAAACCTTCCCAAACCGGCTTGCGGTCTACGCGCTCATTTTCATCAAACAGAATATTAATTACAGGGATGAGCGCAATAAAAGAAAGGGTACTAAATAGGGCATAAAAAATATTACAGATGATATTTAATACTGCGAAGTGTTTATAAGGCTTCGCAAACTGAAGGATTTTTCTAAAATATGTCATTAATTTTTTTAATCTACCTGTAGATCATCCTTTACACTGGTGATCTTTTCATCCAGTTCTTTACTGGCTTTATCAAACTCTTCTACCTTTTCAAGATCCTTATTAACGCTAATGTAAAATTTGATCTTCGGCTCTGTACCGCTGGGTCGTGCGGCAACTTTTGTTCCCTCCTCGGTGTAATAGATCAACACATTGGATTTTGGAATATCGATGTTATGCTCTGTATTTTCCTGGAGGTTACGGGCAATAGATGACTGGTAATCTTCTATAAGCACGATCTTTTCTCCTGCAATTTCTTTAAGAGGGTTATCACGAAGGTCAACCATCATCTGTTTAATTTGCATTTCTCCGTCTATTCCTTTTTTAACAAGGGAGATCAATTCTTCCTTGTACAATCCAAATTCTACATATAGTTCCAGTAGTTTCTTATAGAAGGAGCTGCCATTGGCTTTCATTTGAGCAGCAATTTCACAAGCCAGCAGGGTAGAGGTGGCTGCATCTTTATCTCTTACAAAATCGCCAACCATAAACCCGAAGCTTTCTTCCCCGCCACCAACGTAATTCAATTCCGGGTGGTCCTTTATCAATTTGGCTATCCATTTAAAGCCTGTGAGGACTTCGTGATATTGTGCTCCATAATTTTCAGTAATATTCTTTAGCATTGGAGTAGAAACAATGGTGGATGCTACAAAGGAATTCTCATTCAGTTTGTTCTCTTTTTTCCATTGCTCCAGCAGGAACCAGGCCATCATTAGCATTGTTTGGTTCCCATTCAACAAAATTAATTTACCTGAAAGGTCCCTCACAGCAACTCCAAGGCGGTCCCCGTCGGGATCGGTTCCTATGACAATATCGGCATCTTTTTCTTCAGCAAGTTTTATCGCCATTTCCAGGGCTTCAGGCTCTTCTGGATTGGGGGATACCACTGTAGGGAAATTTCCATCTGGTTCCTCCTGTTCTTTTACTGTAAAGACATTTTTGTAACCTGCCTTTTCCAATACCTGCGGAATTACAGTTATAGCCGTGCCATGCAGCGAGGTAAAAACAATCTTTAAATTATCCTTTGCAGCAGCAGGGGTATCAAAACTTCCGTTCTTTACTGAAGCTTTTATAAACGCTTCATCCACTTCCTTATCTATAAATTCTATAAGGTCTTTATTTGCTTTAAAATTAATGCTTGCAAAATCTACATTTTCTATTTCCTCAATGATTTTTATATCCGTTGGGGGTACAAGCTGGCCACCATCCTGCCAGTAAACCTTGTAGCCGTTATATTCGGGCGGGTTATGACTCGCGGTTAGGACGATGCCACAGTGGCAATTTAAGTGCTTAACTGCAAAGGAAAGAACCGGTGTGGCACGCAGGTCTGAAAATAAAAATACTTTAATCCCGTTGGCAGAAAAAACAGTGGCCACCACCTGTGCCAGTTCTTTACTGTTGTGCCGGCAGTCGTAAGCTATGACTACTTTATGCTGCTCACCCGGGAATTCTTCCTTCAGGATATTGCTTATTCCCTGGGTATTCCTCCCAAGAGTGTATTTATTTATACGATTTGGGCCAACACCCATTATGCCTCTCATTCCACCGGTACCAAAGGCAGCATTCTTATAAAAGCTCTCCTCGAGTTCCGCTGGATTATTTTCAATTAAACTATTGACATTTTTTTGGGTTTCTGAATCAAAATTATCTGAAAGCCATTCCTTGGCCTTATTAAGTATTTCAGGTTTGATCTGTGTCATAGCTAAAATTTTAGAGGAACAAAAATAAGGATTTAAGCTGAAAGTGCTTTAGTAATCCCTGTTGTTTTGCTAATAAGATAACGGTCTTTATCCCTTTTGCTGCGCAGGATAAGTTCTCCAAGGAAACCTGCAAGAAAGAATTGGGTTCCTATAACCATGAGAATGAGGGAAATATAGAACCAGGGATTATTTGTAACCAGGATGTTTGGGAGCTCGTGGTACATTTTATATAATTTTGACAGGCCAATCCAGGCAGCAGCTATAAATCCAAAAAAGAACATAAGCACTCCAAGAGCCCCAAAAAGATGCATAGGCCTTTTTCCAAATTTGGACAGGAACCATATACTTATAAGGTCAAGGAAACCGTTGATAAATCTTTCCATCCCAAACTTGGTCTTACCATATTTTCTGGCCTGGTGTTTAACTTCTTTTTCAGTGATATTGGAGAAACCTGCGTTCTTAGCAAGCACAGGGATATACCGGTGCATTTCCCCGTAAACATCAATATTCTTGATCACTTCACTCCGGTAAGCCTTAAGCCCGCAGTTAAAGTCATGCAGTTGCACCCCAGATGTCTTTCTGGCAGCTGCATTAAATAGTTTTGAAGGCAGGTTTTTAGTAAGGACAGAGTCATATCTTTTTCTTTTCCAGCCGGATACAAGATCATAATTCTGCTTTTTAACCAGGTTGAAAAGCTCGGGGATCTCCTCGGGATTATCCTGAAGGTCGGCATCCATTGTGATGATCACTTCTCCCTGTGCTGCCAGGAACCCTGCGTGCAGGGCCTGGGATTTTCCATAATTCCGGTTGAATTTAATTCCTTTTACCGAAGGATTTTCTAATGCGAGCCGCTGTATAGTATTCCATGAACCATCTGTACTGCCATCATCTATAAAAATTATTTCATAAGAATAAGAATTGGATTGCATCACAGATACAATCCAATTATATAATTCATTTAAAGACTCTTCCTCATTTAGAAGAGGAATTACAATAGATAATTGCATTAAGATTTATTTATACCCTAAGCTTCGTAAGGGTTCTTGTTCTTCATTATTAATCCTGCGATAAGTGAAATGATAAGGCCAAAGAACAGGTTGCCAATAAGTGAAAAGGCCATAACAATCCACGGGGAGCTAAATTTAGCATTAAATTCCATAGCAGCTTCCAGTTGAGCATCTGTCATATTAGGATTCATTTCTGTCATTTTATCCCGACTTACATCCATCATTTGCGTCATATAATCTGGTTCGATATAATTCATAAGTACAAACGACCATAAAGCAGTAATAATACCGCCAATCACGGCTACACCTATCCCTACTTTTAAAGCTTCTCCAAGGCTCAAATAGTTCCCATTTTCAGTCTTAAAAGCTTTGATTGCAAGGGAGATTACCACTATTAAAATGAGAAAGCCAAGGATAGAATAAATAAAGCCGGGGTCCAGGTATGCATTGGTAACATACATTATTACTCCCATAATAACCGAGAGGATCCCAAGTAAGACCCCATAATTAAGCACAAATTTCTTTGCTTCTGTTTTTTGTGTTTCCATTTGGATAAAGGTTAATTAATATTTCCCGGTTAGTTAACAAATATAGGAAAACGTTACACACCGGTCTCATTTTACTTAAAATTGGAGGTGTAAAAAAAATCATCCTCATTTTTGTTTGTTATTTCCTAAATTTGCTTAAATTTGCCACTCGAAAAAACGAACACCATTTAAAGAATAAAGCGATGAAGCAGGGAATCCATCCGGAAAATTATAGATTGGTAGCATTTAAGGACATGTCTAACGAAGAGGTGTTCATTACTAAATCTACCGCTAATACAAAAGAAACTATTGAAGTTGACGGTAAAGAGTATCCATTGGTAAAGATGGAGATCTCAAGAACCTCTCATCCATTCTACACTGGAAAATCCAAATTACTGGATACAGCAGGTAGAATTGATAAGTTCAAGAACAAGTACGCAAAATTCAAGAAGTAAGCTTCCTGAATACCCAAAATACAAGAG
Protein-coding sequences here:
- a CDS encoding ferritin-like domain-containing protein encodes the protein MKKPVIKVQQKEIAAKGSNNSRRQFLKMGSIVVAGSGLLLACSNDDDDMGMIPEGDVFDLGSGDVGILNYAYALEQLEAAFYTSVLDGSYWMNAGAEERLVLEDLYKHEVIHREFFKAAITGAVNGDTSKVLPELEFDFSAVDFSSRDSVLGTARVLEDTGVAAYNGAGTLLQTPGFLVIAGKIVSVEARHAAAIRSLFLDDPKAFAGDEVVDENGLDLAMTPSEILTAVGETGFVKTAFTANQLPTG
- a CDS encoding phospho-sugar mutase produces the protein MTQIKPEILNKAKEWLSDNFDSETQKNVNSLIENNPAELEESFYKNAAFGTGGMRGIMGVGPNRINKYTLGRNTQGISNILKEEFPGEQHKVVIAYDCRHNSKELAQVVATVFSANGIKVFLFSDLRATPVLSFAVKHLNCHCGIVLTASHNPPEYNGYKVYWQDGGQLVPPTDIKIIEEIENVDFASINFKANKDLIEFIDKEVDEAFIKASVKNGSFDTPAAAKDNLKIVFTSLHGTAITVIPQVLEKAGYKNVFTVKEQEEPDGNFPTVVSPNPEEPEALEMAIKLAEEKDADIVIGTDPDGDRLGVAVRDLSGKLILLNGNQTMLMMAWFLLEQWKKENKLNENSFVASTIVSTPMLKNITENYGAQYHEVLTGFKWIAKLIKDHPELNYVGGGEESFGFMVGDFVRDKDAATSTLLACEIAAQMKANGSSFYKKLLELYVEFGLYKEELISLVKKGIDGEMQIKQMMVDLRDNPLKEIAGEKIVLIEDYQSSIARNLQENTEHNIDIPKSNVLIYYTEEGTKVAARPSGTEPKIKFYISVNKDLEKVEEFDKASKELDEKITSVKDDLQVD
- a CDS encoding RNA polymerase sigma factor, whose translation is MQQDLLISRLQAGDEKAFERIYFLYSESLYGIIYNIIRDEKVAEELLQDVFLKIWNNASSYDPKKGRFFTWVLNIARNASIDRLRSKDFKNSKGNLRSENFEDILVAQSNSIGKIDAIGLQKYLDRIGPVCKRLIDLLFFKGFTQKESAEELDIPLGTVKSRNRVCIDKLRAHIISP
- a CDS encoding anti-sigma factor; this encodes MNVKEYISSGILELYVYGALTEEESAEVTRMMQKYPEVKTEVEEIEKALIELSAAAAPGDTESLIPAVKRLSQQEIRTETSRKNWSAYMGWAASLIFLVGLFFMYYQNLELRRSLQAVQVENAQIETQIANAREDAEKTRELLNVLRSRNIIQIPLEGQAPAPEAFATAYWDKENNVTYIDAADLPAPPQGMVYQVWSLKMQPLTPTSLGLLDSFEDDENKIFRLENINASEGFGITLEPEGGSETPTLERLYTLGVVSS
- a CDS encoding sialidase family protein → MKVLGVLLVFLLIGCNSNEKQPFVDVEVEVLLEDSISVRAIEIMGSDLAFAANNGIYGLFDSQGGVVRTNVQEYDSIKPEFRAVSGTSDDFFMLSVGNPALLYKTGDTGRMELVYMEEHENVFYDSMTFWNDEEGIGMGDPTGNCLSVIITRDGGRTWKKLSCEQLPETREGEAAFAASNSNIAVVGDHTWILSGGMSSRVFYSPDKGATWEVFSTPLIQGTSTTGGYSIDFYDEQRGMIIGGDYTNPEGNKANKAITTNGGKTWELIGDGQDPGYKSSIRYIPNGDAREIVAVGFTGISYSSDGGQNWNTLSEEGFYTIRFLNDSIAYAGGKNRLARLKFK
- a CDS encoding DUF4199 domain-containing protein; this encodes METQKTEAKKFVLNYGVLLGILSVIMGVIMYVTNAYLDPGFIYSILGFLILIVVISLAIKAFKTENGNYLSLGEALKVGIGVAVIGGIITALWSFVLMNYIEPDYMTQMMDVSRDKMTEMNPNMTDAQLEAAMEFNAKFSSPWIVMAFSLIGNLFFGLIISLIAGLIMKNKNPYEA
- a CDS encoding glycosyltransferase family 2 protein produces the protein MQLSIVIPLLNEEESLNELYNWIVSVMQSNSYSYEIIFIDDGSTDGSWNTIQRLALENPSVKGIKFNRNYGKSQALHAGFLAAQGEVIITMDADLQDNPEEIPELFNLVKKQNYDLVSGWKRKRYDSVLTKNLPSKLFNAAARKTSGVQLHDFNCGLKAYRSEVIKNIDVYGEMHRYIPVLAKNAGFSNITEKEVKHQARKYGKTKFGMERFINGFLDLISIWFLSKFGKRPMHLFGALGVLMFFFGFIAAAWIGLSKLYKMYHELPNILVTNNPWFYISLILMVIGTQFFLAGFLGELILRSKRDKDRYLISKTTGITKALSA
- a CDS encoding type B 50S ribosomal protein L31 → MKQGIHPENYRLVAFKDMSNEEVFITKSTANTKETIEVDGKEYPLVKMEISRTSHPFYTGKSKLLDTAGRIDKFKNKYAKFKK
- a CDS encoding ABC transporter ATP-binding protein — its product is MTYFRKILQFAKPYKHFAVLNIICNIFYALFSTLSFIALIPVINILFDENERVDRKPVWEGLKGIKDYTVDYFNYHVSQRVAEDELSALIFICGIVVLLFFLKNLFGYLAAFFITFLRNGVLRDVRDALYDKILALPVAYFSEKKKGDTISRITADVNEVQFSFLSILELIVREPLTIIFTIIAMLMISAKLTLFVFIFLPVSGFIISIIGKKLKSQSHQAQEENGHFLSIVEETLSSLKIVKGFNAENQFRKKFQDSTNRLNNILNSLVNRQNLASPASEFLGIFVIVVILWFGGNMVLVDGTLNAAAFIAFLGLAYNILTPAKQISKASYSVKKGNAAAERIIDVLETESTIKDAPNATTIESFEDAVEIKDINFKYEDEPVLKNFSLKVPKGSTVALVGQSGSGKSTIANLVTRFYDVNEGKIEIDGHDIRHLTRHSLRNLMGLVTQDSILFNDTIRNNVGLGKENAGEEEIIEALKIANAWEFVKDLPKGLETNIGDSGNKLSGGQKQRLSIARAVLKNPPIMILDEATSALDTESEKLVQKALENMMKNRTSIVIAHRLSTIQNADMIVVMQKGEIVEQGKHEYLLSREGTYKKLVEMQSFE
- a CDS encoding ferritin-like domain-containing protein, whose protein sequence is MNIIKLLDEFTSERLLEKTSSRRDVFGTFGSLGKKAALAAIPFGMATSTGKAFTAQDQNAAVSALQLALTLEYLEAEFYIKALDSGVLPGGGRAEAVYQQISKHETAHVEFLKAGLGENSIDSPQFDFTAGGAFDPFNQNGAGQEVAYAQLLALAQAFEDTGVRAYKGQAGNLMGTPFLTPALQIHSVEARHASEIRRLRANVMGMSTEQNALGWITLDNRGPGMPEATQAVYNGEENITQGGVDLVAATGFDAVVVSQSYDEPMDGETAANIASLFIV
- a CDS encoding RNA polymerase sigma factor, with product METPEDLLLIRLKDSSSRDEAFRELLRLYKERLYWHLRNMVKDHNDTDDILQNTFIKVYRNIEKFKGESKLYSWMYRIATNEAITFLNKKSRSLQLSSEDLQNTLIDNIESDVYFEGDEIQLKLQRAIATLPQKQQQVFNMKYFQELKYREMAEILETSEGALKASYHIAAKKIEDFLKCN